The proteins below come from a single Chiloscyllium punctatum isolate Juve2018m chromosome 18, sChiPun1.3, whole genome shotgun sequence genomic window:
- the cfap184 gene encoding cilia- and flagella-associated protein 184 isoform X2 codes for MGIETATQEPGINPGTPAGEEKHSEAVQEEETVSDVKEINFPPPSDGASPDIQEQKGLTTAELEMTAPEETKEMEKTTSPLPTSMTFSEGEKEEPLTIIGEDLARDDGLAKEEFSNGPPILELGTPERQATPINEEKIDDEVEDEQATFERMEMEYKYQALFVERQTLRNHNNQIQNKLADYYRKKMTEESKAELKKTHSDYEQRYVKFMDSLAKLQAMYREEVESYQEQVADLSAQCEEKQQLTEYAWRMFMSRKRSVAKTIINKRPGRHAALLELERIQNIEEQKEKEMRQIRFLTIKMKNKLKYYEYQLKAKEELAGGLNLIDYEQLKIENQSYGEKIEERNEEVTKMRKKIAVTVGIMTHIKEKLEYVEAENVEKKNQLMDLEAVVAQKREILTKTKQARDRVRAANFKLKEKCGLLCNKVLLRDYEDNVDTSDRLRQKLEVLKRQHADLTLDSYGIKKKIEWVKMGQLQTQ; via the exons ATGGGGATTGAAACAGCAACACAGGAACCAG GGATCAATCCTGGCACTCCTGCAGGAGAGGAGAAACATTCTGAAGCTGTGCAAGAGGAGGAAACTGTCAGTGATGTGAAAGAAATAAACTTTCCTCCTCCCAGCGATGGAGCAAGCCCAGATATTCAGGAACAGAAAG GATTAACGACTGCTGAGCTGGAAATGACTGCT CCTGAAGAAACAAAAGAAATGGAGAAGACCACATCACCTTTACCCACTAGCATGACTTTTTCAGAAGGGGAAAAGGAAGAACCACTGACTATAATCGGTGAAGATTTAGCACGTGATGATGGTCTTGCAAAAGAGGAATTTTCAAATGGTCCACCAATCTTAGAACTTGGAACACCAGAGAGACAAG CGACACCCATTAATGAAGAAAAGATTGATGATGAGGTTGAAGATGAACAAGCAACTTTTGAACGAATGGAGATGGAATACAAATATCAA GCATTATTTGTGGAACGGCAGACATTGAGGAACCATAATAACCAAATACAGAATAAGTTAGCAGATTACTACCGAAAGAAGATGACAGAGGAATCAAAGGCCGAGTTAAAGAAAACCCATTCAGACTATGAGCAACGATATGTGAAGTTCATGG ACTCTCTGGCTAAATTGCAGGCCATGTATAGAGAGGAGGTTGAATCCTACCAGGAACAGGTCGCTGATCTCTCTGCTCAATGTGAGGAGAAGCAGCAGTTGACAGAATATGCATGGAGAATGTTTATGTCTAGGAAGAGATCTGTGGCAAAGACCATAATAAACAAACGGCCCGGAAGACATGCAGCATTACTG GAATTGGAACGCATTCAGAATATTGAGGAGCAGAAAGAGAAGGAGATGAGGCAAATTCGATTCCTAACTATCAAGATGAAGAATAAACTGAAGTATTATGAGTATCAGCTGAAGGCGAAGGAGGAGCTGGCAGGTGGATTAAACCTGATTGACTACGAGCAGCTGAAAATCGAGAACCAGTCTTATGGGGAGAAAATTGAGGAGCGCAATGAG GAAGTCACAAAGATGCGGAAGAAGATTGCAGTTACCGTTGGGATTATGACCCATATCAAGGAGAAGCTGGAGTATGTGGAAGCTGAGAATGTCGAGAAGAAAAACCAGCTCATGGACCTTGAGGCTGTCGTTGCCCAG AAACGGGAAATTCTGACCAAAACCAAACAAGCGCGGGACAGAGTCCGTGCAGCCAATTTCAAACTGAAGGAGAAGTGTGGCCTCCTGTGTAACAAAGTGCTCCTTCGTGACTATGAGGATAATGTAGACACCAGCGACAGACTGCGGCAAAAGCTGGAGGTGCTGAAACGGCAGCACGCTGATCTGACACTCGACTCCTATGGTATCAAGAAGAAAATTGAATGGGTGAAGATGGGACAGTTACAGACTCAGTAA
- the LOC140489419 gene encoding retinal rod rhodopsin-sensitive cGMP 3',5'-cyclic phosphodiesterase subunit gamma-like, whose product MNISPTNISGGAMSPRKGPPKFKQRATRQFKSKPPKAGVKGFGDDIPGMEGLGTDITVICPWEAFSHLELHELAQYGIV is encoded by the exons ATGAATATTTCACCAACCAATATTTCTGGAGGTGCCATGTCCCCAAGGAAGGGGCCACCAAAGTTCAAGCAAAGAGCGACTCGACAGTTCAAGAGCAAACCCCCCAAAGCAGGCGTGAAAGG GTTTGGAGATGATATTCCTGGAATGGAGGGGCTTGGCACAG ATATCACTGTGATCTGTCCTTGGGAGGCATTCAGCCACTTGGAGCTGCATGAACTGGCTCAGTATGGTATcgtttga
- the cfap184 gene encoding cilia- and flagella-associated protein 184 isoform X1: MMELREQQPSPQQSHIDQVPAALIEEEDEEGAAGDPPVHTPTTGPSLSQMGIETATQEPGINPGTPAGEEKHSEAVQEEETVSDVKEINFPPPSDGASPDIQEQKGLTTAELEMTAPEETKEMEKTTSPLPTSMTFSEGEKEEPLTIIGEDLARDDGLAKEEFSNGPPILELGTPERQATPINEEKIDDEVEDEQATFERMEMEYKYQALFVERQTLRNHNNQIQNKLADYYRKKMTEESKAELKKTHSDYEQRYVKFMDSLAKLQAMYREEVESYQEQVADLSAQCEEKQQLTEYAWRMFMSRKRSVAKTIINKRPGRHAALLELERIQNIEEQKEKEMRQIRFLTIKMKNKLKYYEYQLKAKEELAGGLNLIDYEQLKIENQSYGEKIEERNEEVTKMRKKIAVTVGIMTHIKEKLEYVEAENVEKKNQLMDLEAVVAQKREILTKTKQARDRVRAANFKLKEKCGLLCNKVLLRDYEDNVDTSDRLRQKLEVLKRQHADLTLDSYGIKKKIEWVKMGQLQTQ, translated from the exons ATGATGGAGCTCCGTGAG caacagcCAAGTCCACAGCAATCTCACATAGACCAAG TCCCAGCCGCCCTTATTGAAGAGGAAGATGAGGAGGGGGCTGCAGGAGACCCACCAGTCCACACACCGACCACAGGCCCCAGTCTGAGCCAAATGGGGATTGAAACAGCAACACAGGAACCAG GGATCAATCCTGGCACTCCTGCAGGAGAGGAGAAACATTCTGAAGCTGTGCAAGAGGAGGAAACTGTCAGTGATGTGAAAGAAATAAACTTTCCTCCTCCCAGCGATGGAGCAAGCCCAGATATTCAGGAACAGAAAG GATTAACGACTGCTGAGCTGGAAATGACTGCT CCTGAAGAAACAAAAGAAATGGAGAAGACCACATCACCTTTACCCACTAGCATGACTTTTTCAGAAGGGGAAAAGGAAGAACCACTGACTATAATCGGTGAAGATTTAGCACGTGATGATGGTCTTGCAAAAGAGGAATTTTCAAATGGTCCACCAATCTTAGAACTTGGAACACCAGAGAGACAAG CGACACCCATTAATGAAGAAAAGATTGATGATGAGGTTGAAGATGAACAAGCAACTTTTGAACGAATGGAGATGGAATACAAATATCAA GCATTATTTGTGGAACGGCAGACATTGAGGAACCATAATAACCAAATACAGAATAAGTTAGCAGATTACTACCGAAAGAAGATGACAGAGGAATCAAAGGCCGAGTTAAAGAAAACCCATTCAGACTATGAGCAACGATATGTGAAGTTCATGG ACTCTCTGGCTAAATTGCAGGCCATGTATAGAGAGGAGGTTGAATCCTACCAGGAACAGGTCGCTGATCTCTCTGCTCAATGTGAGGAGAAGCAGCAGTTGACAGAATATGCATGGAGAATGTTTATGTCTAGGAAGAGATCTGTGGCAAAGACCATAATAAACAAACGGCCCGGAAGACATGCAGCATTACTG GAATTGGAACGCATTCAGAATATTGAGGAGCAGAAAGAGAAGGAGATGAGGCAAATTCGATTCCTAACTATCAAGATGAAGAATAAACTGAAGTATTATGAGTATCAGCTGAAGGCGAAGGAGGAGCTGGCAGGTGGATTAAACCTGATTGACTACGAGCAGCTGAAAATCGAGAACCAGTCTTATGGGGAGAAAATTGAGGAGCGCAATGAG GAAGTCACAAAGATGCGGAAGAAGATTGCAGTTACCGTTGGGATTATGACCCATATCAAGGAGAAGCTGGAGTATGTGGAAGCTGAGAATGTCGAGAAGAAAAACCAGCTCATGGACCTTGAGGCTGTCGTTGCCCAG AAACGGGAAATTCTGACCAAAACCAAACAAGCGCGGGACAGAGTCCGTGCAGCCAATTTCAAACTGAAGGAGAAGTGTGGCCTCCTGTGTAACAAAGTGCTCCTTCGTGACTATGAGGATAATGTAGACACCAGCGACAGACTGCGGCAAAAGCTGGAGGTGCTGAAACGGCAGCACGCTGATCTGACACTCGACTCCTATGGTATCAAGAAGAAAATTGAATGGGTGAAGATGGGACAGTTACAGACTCAGTAA